The sequence CTGGCTTCTTCCTcccaatgcagtaaagaattacagatcaatGAGCCTATTAacatgcaagcagggtttatttgTGATCCTTTCTCAGGGAAGACAATGGGCCTAGTTAAGGCTGGGGCTGGAAGGCAGAAAGGCACAGGTTCAGGGTGAAGCAGGGTAAAGGCAGCTAAGGTAGGAGTGGCCTTTGGTGAGGTAGGGTGGCAAGCATGCatatcctttgttctgaggacttatatagttggcagGATAGGAgagggtgaagaagttacatattgattgagaGGTAAAGGTGGTAGTGATAGGGTTTTAAGACTTGGATAAaattagcttaaggtaaatagtcataaatctagcaagtaatgtgtatgttaagtttttgtttcagtaactacaaataaggcccatcctggcacctgagATTAAccagttgacctcctggggcattggctgGAGATTACCTCCTCTGGAGATGTCTGTACTGGGAGGAAGCAAGCAACTACctttcccccttggaggcaactgttgaatttcaaaggctttctctgATGCCTtatttgccctcccccaacctctttataaaagatctggctgggaaaaaaagagcaagatggtttgttagggtatgaacccgccatcttctcggatcgctggccgtctgaataaagcgcctataaaagattcagtCACTgccattgcttattggatttggtagggACAGGCAGACCGAaggccggtgtcttttccggttacagtaGTAGCTTTCTCAGACTGGGGAGTGATTACCTCAAGGtgttaatgggcttcttccttaAGCATTATGGGCCTTTTCCAGCCTTTCAGGCCTTGGAATAAAAGCACAtcttcaaaggctttctttcccagacaatggaaaaaatacacagaatttcaaggactgtTGAGCTAGTGGATGGGACATGgatccctcttcctccctgcttgTGTTTCCTCTCTGGGCACTCTTTCTATCTCACATTTCTATGAAGAatctcctttcttttgttaaagagTGGCATTTAAAATCCAGTGTTTGTATTCCAGTTATGCTTGTTGATACTGGAGTTTTACTTCTCCATTCTCTTGTCTACAGAGGTAGgaggtatatatttatatactttgtatACATTCATAATGTAGGGTTATTCTCTACCTATCCATCATAACTCTATTAAGTTAAGCACCACTGTATACTGATGTTTCTGATGCTCATCGACAATTTTCAAACTGTGTGccacagaagttttaaaacaacTAATCCCTGACTATTTAGACAGAGGTGTAACAGTGTGCAGCAAACAGGGGGACCCCAAATacggatttggaatggggtccagacctcagggtgtccaggaaatattagaatgaCCTCAtccccccctccaccaccacaggTGTAGGTTGGTGGAAGGGATAAATGGagagggccattgagagctgttttgcatagcaacagctttgcagctaacctctgaaTGGTCATGTAActtatctataacctttaactggttacctatatatgttaaatagctgtggccatgttctGAGCCAGGAAAATAGAAGTAaattccccaccaagacataactgggggggcaggtcccccaagttacagcgcctgcgtgggagcttggagaagattggctccatgacatggggcctcacctacccagactcaccatggcagcccagtaaagctggaaggctttgagagtgctggcaagtgtaactGATAGTAGGAGGactcagaaatggggctgcagaggatgATTGGTTCGGGGTTtaaaacccagatgcagcagtcctgggagggagaaccacgcagctttggcagagtggagactcccgcagccattatGCAGAGGGGACcatgcagctggggcagtggagagagaactaTGCAGCTTTTCCAGAGTGGGGCTCCCTGTAGTTTTAGTAGGAGGATACAGCACCTGACTTTAGCAGAGAACCCGGCCACACAGCTGaaggtgctgggaacccagggaggccttccagagagatggattactggggagaactgggggctgccggacccacagacttctatttttctttttttgagatatggtaccccataCTGAGCAAAGGGgtgaaggaaggactgtgtatttgtggatattttaatgtactttgggattttgatgaagacattaggtcactactatAAGCTTGTATAgcattgaataaacatttcctttccttttcagaaatgtctggcattgagagacgtctttcctctcgCAGCGGACATAAAGAACCTGGGGgtttcctttcaggtaatagtatatccTCAGTACTTCAAAATGGAACCATGTTTGCAAATAAGATTTTTGCTGATTTAATTAGGTAAGATCAAGTCCTAATGGAGCTACTAATCTTGGAATCCAGTATAACTCCTGtcgttttaaaaaggaaaagtctgGGAGGTGACATCAGAGGGATGGTGGAGTGAGAGGTCTCCTTAGCCTCTGTCTTTGAGGTTTCGACAATTTGAACAGACACAACTGAACAAAGAATTCCCTGCTCAACACACAAacagcatgctaagtgaaacaggccAGACAGAAGAGCTATGTAGACTAGGCTTTTATTTATAGGACATTCTTGCAAAGGCAAAATTATTTGGACATTAATGTTAGTGGCTGGGGCAGTGTGTGGGAGAGGGAGTTGATCCCCAAGGGAAACTGAGGGTTTTTGTTTGATCATGGAACTCCTCTATGTGATGATTTTGTTCATGACTACATGACCATATATATTTGAGCAAACCTGAATATttatacactaaaaactacaGATATTATTGTTGTCTGTAAATGATACTgtaattagaaaatagaaaagaaatgagcAGTAACAAGTAATATGAAAACATGTGCACCCTCTTCATATCCAGCTCAGTTCTTACAGGTAATttagttgcttctttttttagaACTTGGGATGAGAGGTTTATAGAAGACATCATGGGAGACATCCCCAAGGAATCACATGTCTCTAAGGCTCCTTGTAGTTCCCATGAGTTTGCCTCTGAAATCCCAATATGACTCAACATGAAATCATTTTGAAGGGAGCAGATTGCGTGCTCTGGTGCCTTGGCTATCATTTACTTATGTGAACGGTAATCATTGCTAGTGCATGTGGGCCTTTCCTCTACCCCTGATGTGAGGATTTGCTATAAGCCTGCAGTGGTAGCCAGGGAAAACATCTCTAGATGAATCTTGCATggattgattttaaaatgattaccCCTCTTTGTTTTAAATGGCTTTCTTAATTTGCTACTTACCAACACTTCTGTAAACTAAAAGAGAGAGGtaattctattctttattttattctttattttattctttagaattaAGGAGAAGACAAGAGGTTCCTCCAAAACACAGTGAGAATAAATGGTGGATTCATGACTTGTGCTCAGTTTTGTGACTTCATGTTGGGGTTTCCTCCACCTTTAATTGTCTTAAAGATCTTGGAATCTTTCCCCAGTACCTGATAGACAACATCACTggtagtatatatgtatattgttcCATGTCTGGATCAGATTTCAGAAGCACTATTCAGGATTGAGTGTTCCTCCCACTGCAGGAGCAAGGTAAGCTTCTACATTTCATACACATTGTTAGTGAGAACTGTCATTTATGCAAAATCCATGGGACAGTTGTACCTACTATGAGTTATTTGAGCACACAGCCAGgtgttttgaactttttttttctaaaacacagaGTAGGGTTTAAATGTCAAAACTTCAGTAAGAAGTATAGTGATACTTATGGAATATCATTTAGTTGCTTTCCTAGAAAAGATTAGTCAAAGACAAAGGTAATGCTATTATTCAGTGAGTCTTAATTCACCTTATATACTCTCTGTTGTACTTTCACTGGAGGTTTAATAAAAGCACAAGGGATCGGAAAACCTTTCTTTTAAACCACAGAAGTTCTGTAATTGAATCAGCATGATCCATTGTACTCTTTTCCCATAATCTCATCCTTACTACAATGGTACAAACACATGTACAAATGTTGATGGTGAAGTGGCTAAGGGTATAGGCTTTTGATTTGGTCACAGATGAATTTAAATCATGAATCTTGAACTTTCCTCTTCTTAGCTGTGCAAATATAGAGCTTTACATAGCTTCTCAAGTCCACATTTGTCTTAATGGTGAAAAGGGAATTATAATATGACCTACCTTAGAAcattattttgaggattaaacaaaGAGTTGTGTTTATTTAAGTACATATATGTACAATAActaaatataattacatataccCATCAATTTGATTATTGTTTGTAGAACATAATATATTCCACAAGAGGTTATGGTTGTCAGAGGTTGACAAACTCAATCACTTTAGGGGCCAGGCTTGTCCTGAGAAGATATGAGAGATTTAGGACAATGGTGGAAAACAATGACTAGTGCAGGATGGGTGTGCTTCTAAAGAcctcaaaatcaaaataaaaagtttggaaACATGTTTTCACTCAAGAACaattatacaaaaaattaaacatgaatcTCACTACCAAAGCAAACCTGGAAGCTAAACAAATTAGGAAATTTCAACCCAGATTTCTCTGATTGCGCTCTAGGTTGCGAGTAACAGGAAAAAGAATAAGTTTAAGAAAGAAGGATGTTTGCAAGCTGAAACATTGATTGCAAGGAAGAATTCAGCACAATAATGGTTCACATGGAATTGCTGGACCAGACAGTACTATGCGTGAAGCAAAGAACTGGAGAAACTGAAGACAGAAAATCTCAGTGGAGCCAGGGTGTGAGAAAAGACAAAGTGAAGAGGAAGGCTTTAAGACTTAAACCCCTTGAACACCTGAAGACCTGCAGGTCGCTACCCGTTTTTCCTAAACCAACATAAAGACAGTCATACCATCCTGGCAGTAATATTTTAGCTAGCACTCATCAGACAGTGCCAAATGCagagtttccttgtttttttttttttttttaatgtactacctgatttaattctcacaagaacACTATAAATGAAGTAGATCTTATTACTGTgttaattttacagatgagtataTAAGGTTCAGTTGTTAGGTTAGGATTAATGATTCCTACGCAGCAAACAGTTGGGCTAATACACACCTCAGCCCAGAGTCCAAGCTCTGTACCAGATGCTTTGCCTTCTCTTCAGAATTGAATCTCTTAGCTGTGTATGTTCCTACCCTATAAATCTCTCAGTTATGACACTTTGAAGCCCCAAGCACTGAGTTTAAACCAAGGGAGATGAGGGGTAACTGTACATTGAGTAGAATTCAATTTGATGTAAATGCAATTAAGACCATTAGACTTAGGAACCACTGAGTCTGGATGCAAGGGTGAGCTTGGATCCAAGGAATGgcttgtcaattaatatttgtttggATATAAAAAATTACTCAGCCTGTTGTGCAATCTAATATAAATGGAGGTAATAACAAAGTAAACATAATATTCTTAAAAGGACATAATGTACATACTTTTAAAGTGTATTGAGTTGTTTCTGACAGGTGAGCAACATGCAAGTATTTGTTTTCACTAGGCTTTGGAAAAGTTCTTTGACAGGTACTTTCACTGTGGATAAGCCTTTCTTCGAGTTATTCAATTTTCTATATCTCAATTTATAACCTTATGAACttcaaaattagagaaattttcctTAAAGATCCTTGAGATTCAACaacatttaaacatatatataattaatgcACTTTGTTTTCTTATGAAGCCCATACTTTGACTGGAGAATCTTGAATTACAAGTTATTGCTATAACAATATTATACATGTTGCATGAACATTTCTTGATTTAAGTGTCTTTTTCACTGTTTCATTGTTGTCCTAGCAACTGAGCATTTTGTGATTCTCCACAGTGATGGAGAACATTACGGAACTGACTGAGTTCATCCTCCTTGGACTGACCAATGACCCAGAGCTGCAGGTGCCCCTCTTGATCATGTCCACTGTCATCTACCTCACCACAGTGATTGGGAATTTGGGAATTATGGTGTTGATTCTCTTGGACTCTCATCTCCACAttcccatgtactttttcctcagtAACCTGTCTCTGGTGGATTTGTGTTACTCTTCATCTGTCACTCCTACAGTCATGGCTGGATTTCTTGTAGGACACCAGGTCATCTCCTACAATGCATGTGCTACTCAGATGTTCTTTTTTGCATCCTTTGGGACTGTGGAAAATTACCTCTTGGCCgccatggcctatgaccgctatgtaGCAGTGTGCAAACCCCTACATTATACCACCACCATGACAACTGGTCTGTGTGCGAGTCTGGCCATAGGTTGCTATGTCTGGGGGTTCCTGAGTGCCTCCATCCACATTGGGAACACATTCAGCCTCTCTTTCTGTGAGTCTAATGTGGtccatcactttttctgtgacatTCCAGCAGTCATGGTTCTCTCTTGCTCTGATACACATGTTAATGAGCTGGTTCTCCTTTATGTAGCAAGCTTCAACATCTCTTTTGCACTTCTGGTTATCTTGACTTCCTACATGTTCATATTTATCACCATCCTAAAGATGCACTCATCTTCAGGGTATCAGAAGGCTCtgtccacctgtgcctcccactTCACTGCAGTCTCCATCTTCTATGGGACTATCATCTTCATGTACTTTCAGCCCAGCTCCAGCCattccatggacacagacaaaatCACATCTGTATTTTATACAATGGTcatccccatgctgaaccccctggtctacagcctgaggaacaaggaTGTCAAGTGTGCACTCCTAAAGGTAGCCTTAATGGCAAAACTGTCTTTAGGATTATGATTTAAGCCTTGTGCAATGCACAGTAAGCTACTTTCattaagaatacaaaaaataaggTCCCAAAGTAGTCTCCTTACCCATTCGAAAGTCTCTTGTcttaaataagaaacattatgCTCAGAAATGTACCTGAGCAGGAAAGGCTAAGATGTGTTGGGGTTCACTTGTCAAAAACCTTcttaaggatattttttatttactcgttcaacatgcactttttttttgtaacagcTCAATGCAAGCACTCATAAAATAGGGCCACAAAGAAGACCATGAGCAAAGTGCACTCTTGTGCCCCAGGAGGATACCTGCATGTTCAAATAGAAACCAATAATGTTGTACATTTTGCTTCTGGAAATGTTTGGAAATGTTTAATGCTGATATTTTATGTCTAGTTTTGTGATTTaactgatctttttaaaaatattttttaaatatgttttattgattatgctattacagttgtcccctttttttctcccttttatttctctccatgCTTTTTGCCCCCTTGCACCATATTCCCTCCATCAATGTTcttgtctatgggtcatacatagaagttcttcCGCTTCTCCAAttaccatactattcttaatattaCTTCCCCATTCTTTTACCCTACTTCATCCACACTGattttcttcctatattttaATGTGACAACACCAAACATGTTTGTGTTTCAGGGCATTTGTACGTACTCTCCGCTATGTGGAATGTTCCCTTACTGCATTAAGGTTGGTGCTTAAATATTACTCTTTCTTGACCACTTTTGTAAAATGGTCATTGTTTATTTCCATGCAGAATATCCTTTCcctctgacttatttttttaaaaaaattctctcccATTTTGTTCATGACCACAGACAAGAAAATATGGATCAGAAtgaaagtgaccagaggtggggagggggataatgttggaatgaagaggaagagactaggcaaagaacatgtatgaatgacccacggacatggacagcaCATTGGGAAGTGGGTGATGGGTTagggggaggagggcaaaggtggtaaaattgagacaactgtaatgaaataagagtaaaaaatgataagaaatattGTCACCAAAGGACTTGTTTTTATTGAtactagagagagaagaagggaataGAGAGAAACACCCTGACCAGGGTTGGAACCcccagcctaggtatgtgccctcacaggAACTGGAACCTGCAAGTTTTGGTATGAGGGATGACACTGCAACatacagagccacctggccatggcaCTCGGGGTTGTTCTTCATGGTCCTCATGAGTCATCACCTATTGAATGTCTGCTTGTCCACTTTATTATGTCTCTTCCCCAACTACCACTTAGACTGTATGAAAGCAGTGGCTCTATCTGTTTTGTTTGCAACACCATCCACAGTACCTAAGTGAGTGTCTATTCCATATTCAATTTCAATAGCTATTagtgaaatgaataaaagtattAAAGGTTGAGTCCAGCTGTATCAGTATGgtgaatttttaaactattggTGATTGTAGTGTATCATCCATAACAGATACTTTCTAGGCAGATGTACAGTGCATTTTAAGAAGCACAgctcattttctacttttctgtgcCTTCCCACTCATTGTGTGCACCCCAACGTTTGGACACAAAGATTTCTCGAATCCCAAAAGCAAATGAATCATCTGCAACAATTATATAGTTTTACTTAGAAATGATGTCTCATTAAGTGGCTACaactaaaatgtcaaataaaatcagaaaaagacattGAATAAGAGATTATTTAAAGGCTCATATCTGATCATGTTTGAAAATACTTTGTACATGTGAAAGGTACCTAAGTAAAATGATTGTAAATATCTATATAGAATATAAACATGGCAGTatctataataagaaaaatatagcacATTCAACATGCTAGTTCAGGGgttaaattttatgcttttagTATTGATTCTCAGGGACCTCTATACTGTACAAAACCTACCCACTGAAATATGTGCCTTTGTCTAATTTGCTGTCTCAATAGAATAAGAGGCTTCAATAGCTCACTATTTGTAAGATTTTGCTTGGAGAAGCTAATATTCTCCTGCTGGTGTTTTGGGGGCTGAGTAGCAGAACACAAATATTCACTTCTGTCTTTGTGGTGCTATTTCCCCTCTTGGAACCAtttcaaaatcttattttaaataatcatttaattttggtattcttttaggcttagagaaaaaaaaagttaaaacactgCAGATTCAGTGCGGCCCTGTGACAGTCTGCATAACGGCCTGCAAAAGGATCCTCATTCCTGGAACCTTCCAGAGTTACCTTCTCTAGCCTGAAAGGACTGTGTGGATGTGACTGAAGTAAGGATTTAATGTGGGATCATCTGTGTGGAGACTAAAGGCACTCCCATGGAACTTCCATGGCACTTCCACCTAAGAGGAAGTCAGGGAGAAGTGACCACAGATAAAGGCTAAAGGAGGAGtgtgctatgtgaccttggaggGTGAGACAAAGGGGGTGTGACATGAAACCTTGAAATGGCAGCAGCCACCAGAAGATGCATGACTCTTGCAACAAACTGATTTTTGTCCTGATTTTTGAACTTATGGATTACAAACTGTAAAGTTTGCAGTAacttgttatagcagccatacaaatgaataaaaattcttgCTTAATATTTCCTACAGAATATATTGGTACTGTAAGAAACCATGCTTGACACAGTATGATTTTCTAAACTGTAGGTTTCATTCAGATTTCATTAGGTTTCCTCCTAATATTCTATCCTCTGTTTGCATTTAATTACTGTGTTTCCTTATTCTCTTCTGGTCCATGACAGgctctctgtctttccctattTTTGTTGACCATGGTGGTGTTGAGAGTACTAGTCAGGTATTTCTCAGAATGTTCTTCAGTTGtgattttctgatatttcctCATGATATGACTGGAATTACAGTTTTCAGAGACTAAAGAGAAATGCTTTTTCATCACATGATATCAGGCGGATTTGTATCTTTTCCTCAATTATTTGTTTGCTGAGTCATTTCTTAGTGTTctcatgtatttactttttattatggaaaattacCAATAGTGGGTTTGGTTTTGGCTCAGATTCTTCAGCTTTCACCGTTCGTTACTCTTTCTGTTTGTGTCCCATTGACAGACTTCATTCCTTtgccaggtttttgtt is a genomic window of Phyllostomus discolor isolate MPI-MPIP mPhyDis1 chromosome 6, mPhyDis1.pri.v3, whole genome shotgun sequence containing:
- the LOC114500298 gene encoding olfactory receptor 5B3-like, whose translation is MENITELTEFILLGLTNDPELQVPLLIMSTVIYLTTVIGNLGIMVLILLDSHLHIPMYFFLSNLSLVDLCYSSSVTPTVMAGFLVGHQVISYNACATQMFFFASFGTVENYLLAAMAYDRYVAVCKPLHYTTTMTTGLCASLAIGCYVWGFLSASIHIGNTFSLSFCESNVVHHFFCDIPAVMVLSCSDTHVNELVLLYVASFNISFALLVILTSYMFIFITILKMHSSSGYQKALSTCASHFTAVSIFYGTIIFMYFQPSSSHSMDTDKITSVFYTMVIPMLNPLVYSLRNKDVKCALLKVALMAKLSLGL